In one window of Gemmatimonadota bacterium DNA:
- a CDS encoding FTR1 family protein, with protein sequence MVLISAVSLLATLLSAVPGVPDQGDQAPTVRRIAATAALAAQEYDIGVEGGRIIAAAEVEEATLFLTEARRTAGLMPAVAAKPAIAELDQLLAMVARVAPPESVAVRARQLAETLASRFGVSLEEVPARAPLLSRGAEVYQAQCASCHGTVGRGDGAASAGLSPVPSDLTDFRNLADRTPLDFYRRVTIGVAGTAMPAFESRLTTEERWAVSLYASALRLPAARGEVPAGLREFPTTARLSDSALAAAVAPGADPASPDTRTRVAAVRIYGASSEGAEDAGPVFQAVRVQLDSALVQADRGEAERASATAFDAYMTFEKVERGVRAKNADLADALEAAFATLRTRAAGGATLPELRTIHASLLGELENAERTIADRLSPLNLFFQSFILLLREGLEAILVVGALMAFLVKTGAQERRRDIHIGVGAALGASLLTAALLETMFQVSQARQEALEGGVMLIATAMLFYVSYWLLSKMEVAKWNRFVKGRVQDAVSSGSALALASVAFLAVYREGFETVLFYKALFLAGAGSVFPVLAGMLLGAIALAVVYYAINRWGVRIPLRPFFAVTSAFLYYMAFVFAGKGIAELQEGNVVGITVLSWAPRFPALGVYPTAESLALQGLLLLLLTAGLLWTFVLEPRRLRLTGHLVPEPAATVAAAALPVEGPIPVERALKLEGDMLRSLERMDADLAELRSEVERLRGLLVRSARRVE encoded by the coding sequence ATGGTTCTCATTTCTGCGGTCAGCCTGCTGGCGACCCTCCTCTCCGCCGTCCCGGGCGTTCCCGACCAGGGCGACCAGGCTCCAACTGTCAGGCGGATCGCGGCCACGGCGGCGCTCGCCGCCCAGGAGTACGACATCGGGGTCGAGGGCGGCCGGATCATCGCCGCGGCGGAGGTCGAGGAGGCGACCCTCTTCCTGACCGAGGCCCGGCGGACGGCGGGGCTGATGCCCGCCGTCGCGGCGAAGCCGGCCATCGCGGAGCTCGATCAGCTGCTGGCGATGGTGGCGCGGGTGGCGCCTCCGGAATCGGTGGCGGTGCGGGCCCGGCAGCTGGCCGAGACCCTCGCCAGCCGCTTCGGCGTGAGCCTCGAGGAAGTGCCGGCGCGGGCGCCGCTGCTGAGCCGGGGCGCCGAGGTGTACCAGGCCCAGTGCGCCTCCTGCCACGGCACCGTCGGGCGGGGCGATGGCGCGGCCAGCGCCGGGCTGTCGCCGGTCCCCTCCGACCTCACCGATTTCCGCAATCTCGCCGACCGGACTCCCCTCGACTTCTACCGCCGCGTCACCATCGGGGTGGCGGGCACGGCCATGCCGGCCTTCGAGAGCCGCCTGACCACCGAGGAACGCTGGGCCGTGTCGCTCTACGCCTCGGCCCTCCGCCTTCCGGCGGCGCGGGGCGAGGTGCCGGCCGGGCTGCGCGAGTTCCCCACCACCGCCCGCCTGAGCGACTCGGCGCTCGCCGCCGCCGTGGCGCCCGGCGCCGACCCGGCCTCCCCCGACACCCGGACGCGGGTGGCCGCGGTGCGCATCTACGGCGCCTCCAGTGAGGGTGCCGAGGATGCCGGCCCGGTCTTCCAGGCGGTCCGGGTGCAGCTCGATTCGGCCCTGGTCCAGGCCGATCGCGGAGAGGCGGAGCGGGCCAGCGCCACGGCGTTCGATGCCTACATGACCTTCGAGAAGGTGGAGCGCGGCGTCCGGGCCAAGAACGCGGACCTGGCCGATGCGCTGGAGGCGGCGTTCGCCACCCTGCGCACCCGGGCCGCCGGCGGGGCCACGCTCCCCGAGCTGCGCACCATCCACGCCAGCCTGCTGGGCGAGCTCGAGAACGCCGAGCGCACCATCGCCGACCGGCTCTCGCCCCTGAATCTCTTCTTCCAGTCGTTCATCCTGCTGCTGCGCGAGGGGCTCGAGGCGATCCTGGTCGTGGGCGCGCTGATGGCCTTCCTGGTCAAGACCGGCGCGCAGGAACGCCGGCGGGACATCCACATCGGGGTGGGCGCGGCCCTCGGCGCGAGCCTGCTGACCGCGGCGCTCCTGGAGACCATGTTCCAGGTGAGCCAGGCCCGTCAGGAGGCGCTGGAAGGCGGTGTGATGCTGATCGCCACCGCGATGCTCTTCTACGTGAGCTACTGGCTGCTGTCCAAGATGGAAGTGGCCAAGTGGAACCGGTTCGTGAAGGGACGGGTGCAGGATGCCGTCTCCAGCGGCTCGGCGCTGGCGCTGGCCTCGGTGGCCTTCCTCGCGGTGTATCGCGAGGGCTTCGAGACGGTGCTGTTCTACAAGGCGCTGTTCCTCGCCGGCGCGGGCTCGGTCTTCCCGGTGCTGGCGGGGATGCTGCTGGGCGCGATCGCGCTCGCGGTGGTGTACTACGCCATTAACCGCTGGGGGGTGCGAATCCCGCTCCGGCCGTTCTTCGCGGTCACCAGCGCGTTCCTCTACTACATGGCGTTCGTGTTCGCGGGGAAGGGCATCGCGGAGCTGCAGGAGGGCAACGTCGTCGGGATCACGGTGCTCTCCTGGGCGCCGCGCTTCCCGGCCCTCGGGGTGTATCCGACGGCGGAGTCACTCGCCCTGCAGGGATTGCTGCTCCTGCTGCTGACCGCGGGTCTGCTCTGGACCTTCGTGCTCGAGCCGCGGCGACTCCGCCTCACCGGGCACCTGGTGCCGGAGCCGGCCGCCACGGTGGCGGCGGCCGCCCTGCCCGTCGAGGGACCGATTCCAGTGGAGCGGGCGCTCAAGCTCGAGGGGGACATGCTGCGGTCGCTGGAGCGGATGGACGCCGACCTCGCCGAACTGCGGTCGGAGGTCGAACGGCTCCGGGGGCTGCTGGTCCGCTCGGCGCGGCGCGTCGAGTAG
- a CDS encoding aldehyde dehydrogenase family protein, with product MASIPAIDPATGQIFADTPATPLFEVTLAMARAREAQPAWAARPLAERLRIVAGFQSLLFARRRPLAELITRENGKPIAEALLTDVAVTLDLARYYLQHSERLLRPRRIRHGNLAFLGKRGWVYHEPLGVIAIISPWNYPLLLPFGELLPALLAGNAVVLKPSEFTVRTALAGVDLLHEAGLPPALCQVLVGAGEVGAALVTAGPDKVFFTGSARTGQKVALAAAERMIPVSLELGGSDPCVVLADADLERAVSGGIWARFTNGGQTCVAAKRLIVERPLYDRFVERLVQQVAGLRVGPGAEPNVEVGPLIRESQLREVERQLAETVACGARVRTGGHRLPAVGPTFFQPTVVTDLPLDAPLWREEVFGPVLPVVPAADAEEAIRIANDTAYGLSASIWTGDRARGERLARRIEAGAVLVNDATFHVGAAEVPHGGEKASGLGRTHGEYGLYETCRVRFVGSDRLDLIRKPWWFGYEAESLAERDAFLRFAFAPGWWERIKAIPGALRLLRNRRPM from the coding sequence ATGGCCTCCATCCCCGCCATCGACCCGGCCACCGGGCAGATCTTCGCCGACACGCCGGCGACCCCGCTTTTCGAGGTGACACTGGCCATGGCGCGCGCCCGCGAGGCGCAGCCGGCCTGGGCCGCCCGGCCCCTGGCTGAGCGCCTCCGGATCGTCGCGGGGTTCCAGTCGCTGCTCTTTGCCCGGCGACGGCCGCTGGCCGAGCTGATTACGCGCGAGAACGGCAAGCCGATCGCGGAAGCGCTGCTCACCGATGTCGCGGTCACGCTCGACCTGGCGCGATACTACCTGCAGCACAGCGAGCGCCTGCTCCGGCCGCGGCGGATCCGGCACGGCAACCTGGCCTTCCTGGGCAAGCGGGGCTGGGTGTACCACGAGCCGCTCGGCGTCATCGCCATCATCTCCCCATGGAACTATCCGCTGCTGCTCCCCTTCGGGGAACTGCTCCCGGCGCTGCTCGCCGGCAACGCCGTCGTGCTCAAGCCCAGCGAGTTCACGGTGCGCACCGCGCTCGCCGGCGTGGACCTGCTCCACGAGGCGGGGCTGCCGCCGGCGCTGTGCCAGGTGCTGGTTGGCGCGGGGGAGGTCGGCGCGGCGCTGGTGACGGCCGGTCCCGACAAGGTCTTCTTCACCGGGAGCGCCCGCACCGGGCAGAAGGTGGCCCTCGCCGCCGCGGAGCGGATGATCCCGGTGAGCCTCGAGCTTGGGGGCAGCGATCCCTGCGTGGTGCTCGCCGATGCCGACCTGGAGCGCGCCGTGAGCGGCGGGATCTGGGCGCGCTTCACCAACGGCGGGCAGACCTGTGTCGCGGCGAAGCGCCTGATCGTGGAGCGGCCCCTGTACGATCGGTTCGTGGAGCGGCTGGTGCAGCAGGTGGCTGGGCTCCGGGTCGGCCCCGGCGCCGAGCCCAATGTCGAGGTGGGCCCGCTCATCCGCGAAAGCCAGCTGCGCGAGGTGGAGCGCCAGCTGGCGGAGACGGTGGCGTGCGGGGCGCGGGTGCGCACCGGCGGACACCGGCTGCCGGCGGTGGGACCGACCTTCTTCCAGCCCACGGTGGTGACGGACCTCCCGCTCGACGCGCCGCTGTGGCGCGAGGAGGTCTTCGGCCCGGTGCTGCCGGTGGTGCCGGCCGCCGACGCGGAGGAGGCCATCCGCATCGCCAACGACACCGCCTACGGGCTCTCCGCCAGCATCTGGACCGGCGACCGGGCGCGGGGCGAGCGGCTGGCGCGCCGGATCGAGGCGGGGGCCGTGCTCGTGAACGACGCGACCTTCCACGTCGGCGCCGCCGAGGTGCCACACGGCGGGGAGAAGGCATCGGGTCTCGGGCGCACCCATGGGGAGTACGGCCTGTACGAGACCTGCCGGGTGCGGTTCGTGGGGAGCGACCGGCTGGACCTGATCCGGAAGCCGTGGTGGTTCGGCTACGAGGCGGAGAGCCTGGCGGAGCGGGATGCGTTCCTGCGGTTTGCCTTTGCGCCCGGCTGGTGGGAACGGATCAAGGCCATCCCCGGGGCACTGCGCCTGCTGCGGAACCGGCGGCCGATGTAG
- the acpS gene encoding holo-ACP synthase, whose product MELIGVGIDLVDIVRVERMLARHGDRVIARFLTDRERAYVVGKYRPAMHIAARIAAKEAAYKALQSLPGARAVSWHHLEVERETEGRPYLVLSGLAHELAERHGPLEIQLSLSHSDATAGAVAVLLRRR is encoded by the coding sequence ATGGAACTGATCGGCGTCGGCATCGACCTGGTGGATATCGTGCGCGTGGAGCGGATGCTGGCGCGCCACGGGGACCGGGTCATCGCCCGCTTCCTCACCGACCGTGAGCGCGCGTACGTGGTGGGCAAGTACCGCCCGGCGATGCACATCGCCGCGCGGATCGCCGCCAAGGAGGCCGCCTACAAGGCGCTCCAGTCCCTCCCGGGGGCCCGGGCCGTGAGCTGGCATCACCTGGAAGTGGAACGGGAAACCGAGGGGCGGCCGTACCTGGTGCTGAGCGGCCTGGCGCACGAGCTGGCGGAGCGGCATGGCCCGCTCGAGATCCAGCTGTCGCTCTCCCACTCCGACGCCACCGCGGGCGCGGTGGCGGTCCTGCTGCGCCGGCGCTAG
- a CDS encoding CYTH domain-containing protein — translation MASELELKAVVEDPHRVRAALAAAGATPVFRGLLRDTRLDAAGTLTGRDQVLRLRRWIPDRGAERAELAWKGPTSVNPAGYKHREELELGVSDGAAALGLLGALGYAVTHAIDRAVEVYRLGETVARLEWYPRMDVLVEIEGPPEGIERMIAATGLPRAACTADALVAFTARFEARTGRPAVLAEADLAGEAPDWARR, via the coding sequence TTGGCGAGTGAACTGGAGCTCAAGGCCGTGGTCGAGGACCCGCACCGGGTCCGCGCCGCGCTCGCCGCGGCGGGCGCGACGCCCGTCTTCCGCGGGCTGCTCCGCGACACCCGCCTCGATGCGGCGGGCACGCTCACCGGGCGGGACCAGGTGCTCCGCCTGCGCCGCTGGATCCCGGACCGCGGCGCCGAGCGGGCCGAACTGGCCTGGAAGGGGCCCACCAGCGTGAACCCGGCGGGCTACAAGCACCGCGAGGAGCTCGAGCTCGGCGTGTCGGATGGGGCCGCGGCCCTGGGCCTGCTGGGGGCCCTCGGCTACGCGGTGACCCACGCCATCGACCGCGCGGTCGAGGTCTATCGCCTCGGCGAGACCGTGGCCCGGCTCGAGTGGTACCCCCGCATGGACGTGCTGGTGGAGATCGAGGGCCCCCCGGAGGGGATCGAGCGGATGATCGCGGCCACGGGACTGCCCCGCGCCGCCTGCACCGCCGACGCCCTGGTGGCCTTCACGGCCCGGTTCGAGGCCCGCACCGGGCGCCCGGCGGTCCTGGCCGAGGCTGACCTCGCCGGCGAGGCGCCGGACTGGGCGCGGCGATGA
- a CDS encoding HAD hydrolase-like protein yields the protein MRTLVLFDIDGTLLLTAGAGRRAITAALYAELGGSDAFERVRFDGKTDPQIVRELLDLAGHPGATDADFVWSLCRRYVSYLAEELRHPRSETTVMPGITPLLEALEARDDVMLGLLTGNMREGAALKLQSAGIAPARFPVGAFGSDSARRPDLPAIATQRAEPHFGRRPHGREVIIIGDTPADVTCGRGIAARAIGVATGAYPVAELAEAGADHAFEDLSDTARVLEAILGE from the coding sequence ATGCGGACCCTCGTCCTCTTCGACATCGACGGCACCCTCCTCCTCACCGCGGGGGCCGGCCGCCGCGCCATCACCGCCGCGCTCTACGCCGAGCTCGGCGGCAGCGACGCCTTCGAGCGGGTGCGCTTCGACGGCAAGACCGACCCGCAGATCGTCAGGGAACTGCTCGACCTGGCCGGCCATCCCGGCGCCACCGACGCCGACTTCGTGTGGAGCCTGTGCCGCCGCTACGTCAGCTACCTCGCCGAGGAGCTGCGGCACCCGCGCAGCGAGACCACCGTCATGCCCGGCATCACGCCGCTGCTCGAGGCCCTCGAGGCCCGCGACGACGTGATGCTCGGGTTGCTCACCGGCAACATGCGCGAGGGCGCCGCGCTCAAGCTGCAGTCGGCGGGGATCGCGCCGGCCCGCTTTCCCGTGGGCGCCTTCGGCTCGGACTCCGCCCGGCGGCCGGACCTCCCCGCCATCGCCACGCAGCGCGCCGAACCGCACTTCGGCCGGCGACCCCATGGGCGCGAGGTCATCATCATCGGCGACACCCCCGCCGACGTGACCTGCGGCCGCGGCATCGCCGCCCGCGCCATCGGGGTGGCCACCGGCGCCTACCCGGTCGCCGAACTCGCGGAGGCCGGCGCCGACCACGCCTTCGAGGACCTGAGCGACACCGCTCGCGTCCTGGAGGCGATCCTTGGCGAGTGA
- a CDS encoding C40 family peptidase: MTTTALIGHAGVTPVYREPNLRAEQVTQFVLGETARVLEAQGDWRRVRLDLDRYEGWVHRGYALETDHEVARGWRDSAGGWSEGAVVRTEDGVIVRLPIRARVGLAHPRVDLPDGRRGTVIAGEITPYDRVIARARAVSPDLWARRAFAGTPYQWGGVTPWGVDCSGLVQTSFLVRGITLPRDAAQQATVGEAVPPGQHRPGDLLFFSERGERVTHVALAGPSDTLVHSTVACGGFVLEPWSPGTRAMLLRAQLVAVRRVE, from the coding sequence ATGACCACCACCGCGCTCATCGGCCACGCCGGCGTCACCCCGGTCTACCGCGAGCCGAACCTCCGCGCCGAGCAGGTGACCCAGTTCGTCCTCGGCGAGACCGCGCGGGTGCTCGAGGCCCAGGGCGACTGGCGCCGGGTCCGGCTGGACCTCGACCGCTACGAAGGCTGGGTGCACCGCGGCTACGCCCTCGAGACCGACCACGAGGTGGCCCGCGGCTGGCGCGACAGCGCCGGCGGCTGGAGCGAGGGCGCCGTGGTCCGCACCGAGGACGGCGTCATCGTCCGGCTCCCCATCCGCGCGCGGGTGGGGCTGGCCCACCCCCGGGTGGACCTCCCCGACGGCCGCCGCGGCACGGTGATCGCCGGGGAGATCACGCCGTACGACCGCGTGATCGCGCGCGCCCGCGCGGTCTCGCCCGACCTCTGGGCCCGCCGGGCCTTCGCCGGCACGCCGTACCAGTGGGGCGGGGTCACCCCCTGGGGCGTCGACTGCTCCGGGCTGGTGCAGACCAGCTTCCTCGTGCGGGGGATCACCCTGCCGCGGGACGCCGCCCAGCAGGCCACCGTCGGCGAGGCGGTGCCCCCCGGGCAGCACCGGCCCGGCGACCTGCTCTTCTTCTCCGAACGCGGGGAGCGCGTCACCCACGTGGCGCTGGCGGGCCCGTCCGATACCCTGGTCCACTCCACCGTCGCCTGCGGCGGATTCGTGCTCGAGCCCTGGAGCCCCGGCACCCGCGCCATGCTGCTCCGGGCCCAGCTGGTGGCGGTGCGGCGGGTGGAGTGA
- a CDS encoding sigma-54-dependent Fis family transcriptional regulator encodes MPDSVLLIDDDVGVLRAVGTVFERAGYEVARELDAESGLAAYDRLRPEVVVLDLHLPGMDGLEALRRFRERNASVILLTGHGDVATAVQAMQLGAENFLAKPMDVEHLLAAVARVADKVRLRRLNELLLLRAQPGEGLEALGDSPAMREFSRQVGLVALSERTPVLLIGESGVGKHWLAQMIHQLSPRAQAPFVDVTAFGKPAADLDAELFGTESASEKEGRERRPGLLETAAGGTLYFDEITDVASELQPKLLRLLETRTFRRVGGTRELATDVRLIVASAAPLEAAVEAGRFREDLAYRLSVMPLHIPPLRERERDDRLALLLALMNEQQRVITGAPAALAPDALERLLNHVWPGNVREMRNVLERALILGRGQPVIGLEHLPGEFRNRPGPGDRRHTPMTLDELERAHIERTLKHHGGNRTRAAQELGISRATLINKIKRYAIAG; translated from the coding sequence ATGCCTGATTCCGTCCTGCTCATCGATGATGACGTCGGCGTGCTCCGCGCCGTCGGGACCGTGTTCGAGCGCGCCGGCTACGAGGTAGCCCGCGAACTCGATGCCGAGAGCGGCCTCGCCGCCTACGACCGGCTCCGGCCCGAGGTGGTGGTGCTCGACCTGCACCTGCCCGGCATGGACGGGCTCGAGGCGCTGCGCCGCTTCCGCGAGCGCAACGCCTCGGTCATCCTGCTGACCGGCCATGGCGACGTCGCCACGGCCGTGCAGGCCATGCAGCTGGGGGCCGAGAACTTCCTGGCCAAGCCCATGGACGTCGAGCACCTGCTCGCCGCCGTGGCCCGCGTGGCCGACAAGGTCCGGCTCCGCCGCCTCAACGAGCTGCTCCTGCTCCGCGCCCAGCCCGGCGAGGGCCTGGAGGCCCTCGGTGATTCTCCCGCCATGCGGGAGTTCTCCCGCCAGGTGGGGCTGGTCGCGCTCTCGGAACGCACCCCCGTGCTGCTCATCGGGGAGAGCGGGGTCGGCAAGCACTGGCTGGCGCAGATGATCCACCAGCTCTCCCCGCGGGCGCAGGCGCCCTTCGTGGACGTCACCGCCTTCGGGAAGCCGGCGGCCGACCTCGATGCCGAGCTCTTCGGCACCGAGTCGGCGTCGGAGAAGGAGGGCCGCGAGCGCCGCCCCGGGCTGCTCGAGACCGCGGCCGGCGGCACGCTCTATTTTGACGAGATCACGGACGTCGCCTCCGAGCTGCAGCCCAAGCTCCTCCGCCTGCTCGAGACCCGCACCTTCCGCCGGGTGGGCGGCACCCGCGAGCTGGCCACCGACGTCCGGCTGATCGTGGCCAGCGCGGCCCCGCTCGAAGCCGCGGTCGAGGCCGGCCGGTTCCGCGAGGACCTGGCCTACCGGCTGAGCGTCATGCCCCTGCACATCCCGCCGCTCCGCGAGCGGGAGCGCGACGACCGGCTGGCGCTGCTGCTGGCCCTCATGAACGAACAGCAGCGGGTCATCACCGGCGCCCCCGCCGCCCTGGCCCCCGACGCCCTGGAGCGCTTGCTGAATCACGTCTGGCCGGGCAACGTCCGGGAGATGCGCAACGTGCTGGAGCGGGCGCTGATCCTCGGCCGGGGCCAGCCGGTCATCGGCCTGGAGCACCTGCCGGGCGAATTCCGCAACCGCCCCGGTCCCGGCGACCGCCGCCACACCCCGATGACCCTGGACGAGCTGGAACGGGCCCACATCGAGCGCACCCTCAAGCACCACGGCGGCAACCGGACCCGCGCCGCCCAGGAGCTCGGGATCTCGCGCGCCACGCTGATCAACAAGATCAAGCGGTACGCCATCGCCGGCTGA
- a CDS encoding GAF domain-containing protein has protein sequence MIPAAYLAALSRVARVLANTEDVGETIAAVAAEGRRVFGAERASVFLLREDGEVLPVASEGLSDEYLAAVATHFRQMAAWQSVLRGEAFFTTDARTLTASPVHAEVLAEGFAGLAALPLAYGGRVIGWLGFYHDAPRAYGEADRLLASAFADQAALAIGRGRLLATVTRVKQEWQAAFDGLGSGLALVDRHGRIERANRYIADLAGVELTALRGLPLASLFAAWPADGAELATLAQAGGHRVSCYLDGPGGRHLAIMASPRAGGGFVVGVTDVTDELELRQRLTQTEKLAALGTLVSGTAHELNNPLAGISAMAQALLIEAEGEELVQGLQTIRREAMRAARIVNDLLAFARLRPLERRDTQLNQIVRETFAATPSLSSDGAVWILGLDPTLPAVSGDPDQVRQVITNLLINAAQAMAEAPRREAHVRTAWDADSVSFEVLDSGPGVPADAMPRVFEPFFTTKGHGEGTGLGLSISHGIIRAHGGEIAGENRPEGGARFGFRLPRVPTRLPRTSHA, from the coding sequence ATGATCCCCGCCGCCTACCTCGCCGCGCTGAGCCGGGTGGCCCGCGTCCTCGCCAACACCGAGGATGTCGGCGAGACCATCGCCGCGGTGGCCGCCGAGGGTCGCCGGGTCTTCGGCGCCGAGCGGGCCAGCGTCTTCCTGCTGCGCGAGGACGGCGAGGTCCTGCCGGTGGCGTCGGAGGGGCTCTCGGACGAGTACCTGGCGGCCGTCGCCACCCATTTCCGGCAGATGGCGGCGTGGCAGTCGGTGCTGCGCGGCGAGGCGTTCTTCACCACCGACGCCCGGACGCTCACCGCGAGCCCGGTGCACGCGGAGGTGCTGGCGGAGGGCTTCGCGGGGCTGGCGGCGCTCCCCCTGGCGTACGGCGGCCGGGTGATCGGCTGGCTCGGCTTCTACCACGACGCGCCGCGGGCGTACGGTGAGGCCGACCGGCTGCTGGCCAGCGCCTTCGCGGACCAGGCGGCGCTGGCCATCGGCCGCGGCCGCCTGCTCGCCACCGTCACCCGGGTCAAGCAGGAGTGGCAGGCGGCCTTCGACGGCCTGGGCAGCGGGCTGGCGCTGGTCGACCGCCACGGCCGGATCGAGCGCGCCAACCGCTACATCGCCGACCTGGCCGGCGTGGAGCTGACGGCCCTCCGCGGCCTGCCGCTCGCCTCGCTGTTCGCCGCCTGGCCCGCCGACGGGGCCGAGCTCGCCACCCTGGCGCAGGCCGGTGGGCACCGCGTGAGCTGCTACCTCGACGGGCCCGGCGGCCGGCACCTGGCCATCATGGCCTCACCCCGCGCCGGCGGCGGGTTCGTGGTCGGGGTCACCGACGTCACCGACGAGCTCGAGCTGCGCCAGCGGCTCACCCAGACCGAGAAGCTCGCCGCCCTTGGCACCCTGGTCTCCGGCACCGCCCACGAGCTCAACAACCCCCTCGCGGGCATCAGCGCCATGGCCCAGGCGCTGCTCATCGAGGCGGAGGGCGAGGAGCTGGTGCAGGGGCTCCAGACCATCCGCCGCGAGGCGATGCGCGCCGCGCGGATCGTCAACGACCTGCTCGCCTTCGCGCGGCTGCGTCCGCTGGAGCGCCGCGACACGCAGCTCAACCAGATCGTGCGCGAGACCTTCGCGGCCACCCCCTCGCTCTCCAGTGACGGCGCGGTGTGGATCCTGGGCCTCGACCCCACCCTCCCCGCCGTGAGCGGCGACCCCGACCAGGTGCGCCAGGTGATCACCAACCTGCTCATCAACGCGGCGCAGGCCATGGCCGAGGCCCCGCGGCGCGAGGCCCACGTGCGCACCGCGTGGGACGCCGACTCCGTGAGCTTCGAGGTGCTCGACAGCGGGCCCGGCGTCCCGGCCGACGCCATGCCGCGCGTCTTCGAGCCGTTCTTCACCACCAAGGGGCACGGTGAGGGCACCGGCCTCGGCCTGTCGATTTCCCACGGCATCATCCGCGCCCACGGCGGCGAGATCGCCGGCGAGAATCGCCCCGAGGGGGGCGCCCGCTTCGGCTTCCGCCTCCCGCGCGTCCCGACCCGCCTTCCGAGGACCAGCCATGCCTGA
- a CDS encoding diacylglycerol kinase family lipid kinase, with the protein MTRALVITNPAAARTEEVSVQAVVQTLQRGGWDVVLRATGGAGDARRFAAEAVRDRFDVVGVFGGDGTTMQAAAALVGTPVALGVIPGGTGNLLAGNLRIPTHPVRAARALLQGTVCPLDLGRMERDDGTHYFAVACGAGYDARVMAETTTLDKHRWRLAAYVATTLRLMPELRSAHHLITVDGVEYEAQAALVLVANCGEVIPPFIKLRRGIAPDDGLLDVVVVRAENFTESMQVVWELLRGQADAGTHPARVAYAQGRVVRVETVPVEPVQLDGESHGATPFVAEVVPGAIRVIRPPAP; encoded by the coding sequence GTGACCCGCGCCCTCGTCATCACCAACCCGGCCGCCGCCCGGACCGAGGAGGTCTCGGTCCAGGCGGTGGTGCAGACGCTGCAGCGCGGCGGCTGGGACGTGGTGCTGCGCGCCACCGGCGGCGCCGGGGACGCCCGGCGCTTCGCCGCGGAGGCGGTGCGCGACCGCTTCGACGTCGTCGGCGTCTTCGGGGGCGATGGCACCACCATGCAGGCCGCAGCCGCGCTGGTGGGGACCCCCGTGGCGCTGGGCGTCATTCCCGGCGGCACCGGCAACCTCCTGGCCGGCAACCTGCGCATCCCCACCCACCCCGTCCGCGCCGCGCGGGCCCTGCTCCAGGGCACGGTCTGCCCCCTCGACCTCGGGCGCATGGAGCGGGACGATGGCACCCACTACTTCGCGGTGGCCTGCGGCGCGGGCTACGACGCCCGGGTGATGGCCGAGACCACCACCCTCGACAAGCATCGCTGGCGCCTCGCCGCCTACGTGGCCACCACCCTGCGGCTGATGCCGGAGCTGCGCAGCGCCCACCACCTGATCACCGTCGACGGCGTGGAGTACGAGGCGCAGGCCGCGCTGGTGCTGGTGGCCAACTGCGGCGAGGTGATCCCGCCCTTCATCAAGCTGCGCCGCGGCATCGCCCCCGACGACGGGCTGCTCGACGTGGTGGTGGTCCGCGCCGAGAACTTCACCGAGAGCATGCAGGTGGTCTGGGAGCTGCTCCGTGGCCAGGCCGATGCCGGTACCCACCCGGCCCGGGTGGCGTACGCCCAGGGCCGCGTGGTCCGGGTGGAGACCGTGCCGGTGGAACCGGTGCAGCTCGACGGCGAGTCCCACGGCGCCACGCCGTTCGTGGCCGAAGTCGTGCCCGGCGCCATCCGGGTGATCCGGCCGCCGGCCCCATGA